DNA from Deltaproteobacteria bacterium:
GCCATTCACTCATTACTCCGAGCTGTGGCTGCGGCTCGTTGAACGAAGCGAGAGCAGAGAGAGTCGTCCGACTTACCCGAAAAGTTTCAGACAAACTCCGCAAGGAACTTCTTTGATGGATTCCATGAAACCTGGCGAGTACCAGAGCCAGACCGCAATCTGTTTCTTGTTGCCTCCCTCTGGAAAACCGCTCTGTAGCCACAAATGGGACCGCTGGCCAAAGGGGAACTTCAAAGCAGGCGCTCTATTCTCATGGCTGGTATCAACTGCGCTCAAGAAACCCGGGCAAGGAGAGCCATCCAGGTGTAGCTTCCCGAGGGAGGGATTGCCGGAAAACTCAAATCAGCACTGAGCCAGCCTTCTGGACAGATGCCCCGGGGGGCCAAATCCTTTTCTAGATGAGGTTTGTCCACATCCTGAAATCCTGAAAGAATGAGGAAGCCGTCTTTCCTGGCCAGTCTTACCATTTCAGAAAGTTTTGCTTGCAGTAGATTGACGGGCAGGTTGGCAAACAGTAGATCGAAGCTGCCGCGCACAGCTTCGGTGGAACCACGCACCAGGTGCAGCCTATCTGCCACCTTGTTGCGCACGCTGTTTTCTTCGCTAATCTGCAGGGCACGCGGGCAGATATCCACTCCCACCGCCCAGCTTGCACCCAGCTTCAGGGCTGCCACTGCCAGGATGCCGCTGCCGCAGCCCACATCCAGGACTCGTCTCAGAGGTCGCTCGGCCAATACTTGCAGAGCAAATTGCAGACACATCCGCGTAGTCGGATGGCTGGGGGGAAAAGCCTCCCTGCTCCGCAGTACGATACCCACCGGTGATCTGGTAATCACGCGGCGCCATCCAGGCGGACCAACTGCCAACACTTTGCCGATTCGATAATAGCCCAGCATGATACTGAGGTGTAGACCTGAACTCAACTCACCTGGTAACGGAGGATCTACTCTCTGCTCCTACAGGCTGCTAACCATACCTGCGCTCGAAGTCTGTCATGAAAGAGACCAGAGCCTCTACTGCTGCCACACTGGTAGCATTGTAGATTGAAGCGCGGCAGCCGCCCACCGAGCGGTGCCCTTTGAGGCCGGCCAGCCCATTTTCCAGGGCCTCGCTCACAAAGGTGGCCTCCAGGGACTCCTCTGCCAGCCGGAAGGTGACGTTCATGAAGGAGCGGCTTTCTGCTGCGGCAGTGCCGCGATAGAATTCACTGCCATCTATGCAGTCATAGAGAATTTTCGCCTTCTTCCTGTTCAACTCCTCCATCTCGGCAAGACCGCCAATGGTCTCATCTATCCATTTGAGCACCAGCTGCACCGCGTAAATGGCAAAACAGGGTGGAGTGTTGTAAAGAGAGTTTTTCTCCACATAGGTGGTATACTTGAGCATGCTGGGCAAGCTGTCAGGCACTCGTTCCAGCAGGTCCTGCCGCAAAATTACCACCGTCACCCCGGCAGGCCCTAGGTTCTTCTGGGCCCCTGCATATATGAGACCGAAAGGCCTGACATCAAAGGTGCGTCCCATGATGTCCGAAGACATGTCGGCAATGAGAGGTACGTCCCCGCAGTCGGGAAACTCCTGCCACTGCGTGCCACGGATGGTATTGTTCGAGGTGATATGCACGTAGTCTGCGTCCTCGTTGAAGGAGATATTTGCCGGGATATAGGTGAACTGCCTATCTTCTGAGGAAGCAACCACGTTGACCTTGTTGCCAAGGATCTGGGCTTCTTTGATCGCTTTTGTTGACCAGGTGCCGGTATTCACATAATCAGCTCTCCGACCAGGCCGGAGCAGATTCATGGGCACCATGGAAAATTGCAGGCTGGCGCCGCCCTGGAGAAAGAGCACCTTGTAGTCCTCAGGCAAGTTCAGCAATTTCTGGAAACGTTCGCCTGCATCAGTGATCACCTCTTCAAACAGGGGAGAGCGATGACTGATCTCTGTTATGGACATTCCGGATCCTTTGTAATTCAGGAATTCTGCCTGAATCTCTTCCAGCACCGGCAGGGGCAGTGCAGCAGGACCGGGATTGAAATTGTATACTCTCTGGCTCATGAACCTCTCCTTTCACTGGTTGGTGGTTTCCGACCTCCTTGAGAAAATAGAGATGGTATTCCTCTCCAGTAAGATGCCGCTTCAAGAGCTGGCTCAAATGGTCGAACAACTCTTCTATTTCATTGTCCGTTAGACGCTGGCTGAGCAACCTCATAACCTCATCATCAGAGAACTTTTGCAAGAAAGCTATGAGAGACCGCTCGTCATCTTCCCGTGAGTAGCCGAAGGCGATCATGCCTTCATAAGTTTCCACAAATCGATGCTGATGTCTTGCGGGCATATTATTCTCCCAACAGCTCAATCAGAGTCAATAAGCATCGCAAAATGGTGCATGAGGGTGCCCTTACAGGACAAAAATGCTGATCATTATTATCAGTCATCTGCTACGGGATTCACCATTGGTAGAGCGGCACTCTCCAGTTAAATCAGTGCAGAGCCTACCTGCAACCACACTGCTTCCTGGTCGCGCCTGTGGCGGGATGACCGGCCCTGCGGACAGAGTAGCCATATTCCAGCTTGGTTCAAATAAGTGTGTTACCAGCCATCTGGTTCAACCGTGAACAGCAAACTGTGCCCTTCACAAAGCTCCCTCTTCTTCGATCCACACTGCCAGCTCCTCGAGATTTTGCCTGATTATCTTGCCGAGATAGAGCTTCTCGAACCAGGAAGCGGGGTGCCGTCGCATCTGCACATTCAATTTGTAGTAAATAATGCTGCCTTTTCCGTTGCTGTTGGGACGCACCTCCCAGACTCCTGAGAAACTGGCAAAAGAGCCATGTTTCTGCCGGAAGTGCAAAAAAGGTTTGTCTTCCTCTATCTCCAGGAGCACTCCAAAAGAAATGTTAAGCAGAGGCACTCTGACCCTGCTCTTCTGTTCAACCAGGTAGCGGCTGTCTTCTCTGGCCAGCACCCTGCTCTTTTTCAGACCGCTCAAACGGGCAGGCATTTGCTCGAATGCAGTGAGCACCTGCCAGACCCTCTCGGCCTCAGCTCTTACCCCAAGGTGGGCAGTAATTTTCCCCCTCTGCCATTCTAGGTTCACCACTGGACCTTCATTGTCTGCCATCAGTAGTCACACCCGCCGGGTTGCACCTTCAACACAGTTGCCAGAGACAGGTCTCTAAAGATATCCAACCTATAAATGACACCCTTTGGCGAACTCAGGACAGGCTGCTTTCACCTGTTCTCGGTGTACCTGGCCGCATTCAGGGCAGGTGAGCTCGATGTTTTCGCTGTCGATGGTCTTTGCCTCGATTTCCTCGGCACTCAGGTGATAGATGGAACCGCAGGCGCACTGAGGGCAGGTTCCCTTCACTTCATAGCGCTTTTTCTCGGCCATTGCATGCTCCTGATCCAGGCTTGCCACTTTTGCGTAATATTTTGAAGTTACAATGCCCAAAGCATTCTCCTTTGTCAAGATTCTTGACAGCGGCGGCTTCCCCCTATGGCCAACCGGGGCCAATAAGCAAATCTCGAACAAAATGCAGCTCATATCGTTTCTGGCAGCTGCTCTGGTAATATATGGGAAAAGCCGTTAATCCTTTTTTCTCTTGCTCAAAATGCGGTTCTCGGCTATAAGTTGCTTCTTTGAGGAGGATTCAAAATGGCACGTATTACAGTTGAAGATTGTTTGCAGAAGGTAAGCAACCGCTTTATGCTGGTGCATCTCGCAGCCAAGCGCGTTATACAGCTCCGAAAAGGCGCAAAACCGCTGGTTGAGGCACCAAAGAACAGGGAAGTAGTCCTGGCTTTGAGAGAGATTGCTGCAGGAAAGGTGGATTTCACTCAGGTGCAACAATTCGAGCAGGAACAGGTTGCCGCCGAGTCAACCTTCACGCCTCTGCCCACGCCAGAAGGGGGGCAGCAGGATGATGAAGAAAAGTCCGCAGCAGAGGAGCCAGCTGCTGACAGCGCATCCCCGGCCGAGGAATCTACAGATGAAGCAGCAGACAAGACAGCAGCGGAGGCAGCCTCTGAAGACAGAGCAAAAGACAGCTCCACTGAATAGGCAGCAGTCGCCATGCCTCACAACGCAGCGAGACAACCTCATTGAAGAGCTGTATGTTTTTCTCTCTGCTGGTTAAACAAAGGACCCTGAAGCAATAGAGCATCGAGAGCATGCATTATGGCCAGGAAAAAGCTTCTCAGCTGTCTGAAAAAACGGGATCTGCTCAACAGCGACAAGGCTGACCCCAGCCAGCTGCGGGCAATGGGTGAAGCCTACCTGCAGCAGGACAGAATATCTGATGCTATTGATTTTTTCGAAAAGGCGCATTACACGGAGGGACTTTCCGAGCTCAAACAGAGATGCATCCAGGAAGGAGATTTTTTTCTCTTCAAACGACTGAGCCAGATACTGTCATTTTCTCCAGACACCCAGGAATGGGAAATTTTGGGGGACAACGCCCTGAAACAGGGCAAGCTACTTTTTGCCAGAGCAGCATATGAAGCGGCTGGTCTGCCCGAAAAACAGTCCCAGGTTGAACGACTCCTTGTCAGTCCGCCGCAGGATCAGCCAGCAGACAAGAGGAAGCTGCATTGACACGGAACACCTCTCAGGCCAAATCACACGTCAGCTGTTTGAGCCGCTCACCTCAAAGCCAATCATTGACAAAGCAGACAAGAATGATTATTCACAAGATGCGTTTTCTGGCAACGATGACCTAGCCAAAGCCAGGCAGCATATGAAGGCCATAAAGACTCTGCAGGAGTAGACTGACGAATTTTGCCCTGCAAAAATTCTCATCACCTCGAGGGGCTAATTAATGGCGAAGCGCGACTACTATGAGGTCCTGGGAGTCGACAGGACTGCTACCGATGAACAGATCAAGAAAGCCTATCGCAAACTGGCCCTGAAATACCATCCTGACCGCAATCCTGGTGACAAGCAAGCAGAGGAACTTTTCAAGGAGGCAGCAGAGGCCTACGAAGTGCTGCGAGATCCTGAAAAACGAAACATCTACGATCAGTTCGGACATGAAGGACTCCAGGGGACTGGTTTTGCTGGTTTTGGTGGCTTTGACGACATCTTCTCGGCCTTTGGCGATATTTTTGAGGATTTTTTTGGCTTCGGCGGTCGCAGGGGCAGACGCGCCACTGCCGCCCGAGCAGGAGCAGATCTACTTTATGATCTGAGTATTGACTTCCAGGAAGCGGTGTTCGGTACAGAGAGAGAGATCACCGTACCCACAACGGTAACCTGCGAGGCCTGTGGGGGCAACGGTTGCGAACCGGGCACCAGAGAAGAAATCTGCCCCACCTGTCATGGCAGAGGTCAGGTTGTCCAATCTCAGGGTTTTTTCAGAATCAGTACCACCTGCCCTCGCTGCCGGGGCCAGGGAAGAACTATCACCAATCCCTGTCGCCGCTGCTCGGGCTCGGGGCAGCAGAGGGTCAACAAAAAGGTACTGGTTAAAGTACCTGCTGGAGTAGACACCGGCACCAGACTGCGCATTCCCAACCAGGGGGAAAGCGGTACCCACGGCGGCCCCCCTGGCGACCTCTACGTGCGTTTGCACGTCAACCCTCACGATTTCTTTGAAAGAGACGGCAACGATCTGTACTGTAGGGTACCCGTATCCATGGTGAGCGCCGCCCTTGGCGACACCATAGATATCGAAACTCTAGCAGGCCCCCAAACCATCACCATACCACCTGGAACGCAGAGCGGTGA
Protein-coding regions in this window:
- a CDS encoding 50S ribosomal protein L11 methyltransferase; this encodes MITRSPVGIVLRSREAFPPSHPTTRMCLQFALQVLAERPLRRVLDVGCGSGILAVAALKLGASWAVGVDICPRALQISEENSVRNKVADRLHLVRGSTEAVRGSFDLLFANLPVNLLQAKLSEMVRLARKDGFLILSGFQDVDKPHLEKDLAPRGICPEGWLSADLSFPAIPPSGSYTWMALLARVS
- the serC gene encoding 3-phosphoserine/phosphohydroxythreonine transaminase — its product is MSQRVYNFNPGPAALPLPVLEEIQAEFLNYKGSGMSITEISHRSPLFEEVITDAGERFQKLLNLPEDYKVLFLQGGASLQFSMVPMNLLRPGRRADYVNTGTWSTKAIKEAQILGNKVNVVASSEDRQFTYIPANISFNEDADYVHITSNNTIRGTQWQEFPDCGDVPLIADMSSDIMGRTFDVRPFGLIYAGAQKNLGPAGVTVVILRQDLLERVPDSLPSMLKYTTYVEKNSLYNTPPCFAIYAVQLVLKWIDETIGGLAEMEELNRKKAKILYDCIDGSEFYRGTAAAESRSFMNVTFRLAEESLEATFVSEALENGLAGLKGHRSVGGCRASIYNATSVAAVEALVSFMTDFERRYG
- a CDS encoding SRPBCC family protein codes for the protein MADNEGPVVNLEWQRGKITAHLGVRAEAERVWQVLTAFEQMPARLSGLKKSRVLAREDSRYLVEQKSRVRVPLLNISFGVLLEIEEDKPFLHFRQKHGSFASFSGVWEVRPNSNGKGSIIYYKLNVQMRRHPASWFEKLYLGKIIRQNLEELAVWIEEEGAL
- a CDS encoding DNA-directed RNA polymerase subunit omega is translated as MARITVEDCLQKVSNRFMLVHLAAKRVIQLRKGAKPLVEAPKNREVVLALREIAAGKVDFTQVQQFEQEQVAAESTFTPLPTPEGGQQDDEEKSAAEEPAADSASPAEESTDEAADKTAAEAASEDRAKDSSTE
- the dnaJ gene encoding molecular chaperone DnaJ — protein: MAKRDYYEVLGVDRTATDEQIKKAYRKLALKYHPDRNPGDKQAEELFKEAAEAYEVLRDPEKRNIYDQFGHEGLQGTGFAGFGGFDDIFSAFGDIFEDFFGFGGRRGRRATAARAGADLLYDLSIDFQEAVFGTEREITVPTTVTCEACGGNGCEPGTREEICPTCHGRGQVVQSQGFFRISTTCPRCRGQGRTITNPCRRCSGSGQQRVNKKVLVKVPAGVDTGTRLRIPNQGESGTHGGPPGDLYVRLHVNPHDFFERDGNDLYCRVPVSMVSAALGDTIDIETLAGPQTITIPPGTQSGELIRLKGEGVPNLRGYGRGDLLIEIQVETPKRLTKRQRELLREFEEIEKSKKPSQKLFRFWHRGGKRKHSEAKQ